The DNA region agattttaagcttgttaaaagcctaaaggaagctgccatcacctatagagtgcaagcagcgttcactgtggccatagtggagtcattagccactcagaatctaacaccagatgattgggctaatgtagcctgagcatgccttactggaggtcagtacctgctattcaaaactgcgtgggcagagctttctcaagacactgcccggcgcaacgctgccgcagggaacaatcagtggaacctagagatgctaatgggcacaggaccttacctaggacagcataatcagataaattaccctcctgctgtgtatatgcaaatagctacagcagctgtcaaggcctggaaaacactccagggcattggtgatttacagggtcaattatctaaagtactccaaggaccaaatgagccttatgcagacttcttggcaaagttaatgcaaactgcaggccgtatatttggagatgttgacacagcaatgcccctagtaaaacagttggcctatgagcaagcaaataaatggtgtaaagaggctatcaggccttggaaaaataaagatttaaatgtgtacctcaaagtttgcagggacatcaatgacacattagtgcaagagcaaattgccgcagggcatcttcaaagttctacttccccatttaatacacccatatttgtcataagaaagaagtcaggaaaatggagattgctgcatgatttaagagctgtaaataatcagatgattctcatgggatcagtgcaattaggtttaccattgcctatggccctgccaaaaggttggaaatcaattgtaatagatatcaaagattgtttcttttccatccctcttcattctgaggactgtaaaaagtttgccttcactgtaccagccatcaaccatgattgcccagatgagcggtatgagtggaaagtgttgccacaaggcatggcaaatagccctactatgtgccagttgtatgtgcatgaggccctggcagaagttagaaaaaagttccctgatgtaattatctatcattatatggatgatattctcttatgtcatgaaaagaatagtaaagtagaagaagccctctgcttcttgcaagcacactttaagatatggggtcTGGAACtaacaccagagaaaatacaggcaacttgcaccaaacagtatttaggaattaaattggaagatactattgctaggccattaaaaatgaccataacaacagatcaattaaaaacccctaatgattttcaaaaactacttggagatataaattgggtaaagccattcctaaagcttacagatgaagagctcagtccattatatgagacactgaagggcgattctgatttatcatctccgtgctctctcagtaagcgagccaaggaagccttgagcctagtccaatcccgcttgcagcttgcccaggtagatagaatagactatggcaaattgctattccttatagtgatacccagtaataatagcccaacaggggtactttggcaggaagggccaattctctgggtatatctggcccactctccaggaaaaacattaagatggtatcctcagagtatagctgatttgatcatcaagggaatcaggacagctataaaaacatttgggattcccccaaacataataataacgccttatactgctgagcagattgaatgtcttactgcatgctgtgatgcatgggctgttgcttacaccatcaccaatgcttcctttgacaaccactacccaaaacatccttggctacagttctgcctctctaatcccgtcatctttcctaaaaacacaagatgtaatcccatacccaaagccaaggtggtgttcactgatgggtcaaagaatggcattgggactgtggtcactggtgaccaatcttggacattcagttttccaaccacttcagcccaacaaacagagctgttggctgtagcacaagcctttacgcttttctcacaggaaccttttaaccttttagcagatagtcagtatgtagtgactgctgtgtccatcttagagaatgtaagttatattagccagtcttcccccgttgccaacatttttagaaagctacaacaactaatatggactcgatcagaacctttctttattggacatgtaagagcccacacttccctcccaggacccattgctgagggaaacagacgtgccgatgccctgacccgtgagtttaacatcttagttctatttgaccctgtagaacaagctgctcaatttcacaaacaattccatgtcaatgcacatacccttcgcctaaaatataatattactagagaccaagcaagagccatagtagtcagttgcaaatggtgtgtcacactcctaccctccatctcagaaggagttaatccaaagggactactccccaatcacatttggcaaatggatgttacccatattccagaattcggtaagatgaaatatgtccatgtgtctgtagacacctgctcaggcatcatttttgcctcttgccatacaggagaaaaatctagagatgtcatatctcactgcctccaggcattttcggcctggggaaagcccaaacatttaaaaactgacaatgggccagcatatacatcccagtcgctcctcagctttttaaaaacaatggatatcacccacaccacgggcattccctataaccctcaagggcaaggcgtggtagagcgcgccaacctgacccttaaaaatgttctctataaacaaaaagggggaataggggcagacttcagatcccccagagacaaacttaacatcatattgttcattttaaattttttgacattggacaaagatggccacagtgcagcagagcggcataatcgccgttccaggcctaaagacatgcccgcagttatgtggaaggatgtattggaaggatcatggaaaggcccggatccagtgttaatctggagccgaggctctgtttgtgttttcccacaggaccgaaacaatcccatctgggtgcctgaacgcctgacacggagagtggcaagaccagaaccggaagtgcgagatgccgatgccactgatgctcatcctgctactgattcttcagcaggcgatagcggaacccagagaactatggggtctggtgaaggcttggcctattccactcccggtgactgaaactgcacatacctttcctgcctttttctctacctatagtacacttaatctcccatatctgccttttgacagctctatgtgttgctggcattccttttcataacctctctaaagctgccaatctgtccagggaattaggcaagatgttatccaccaattggtccagtgagtttgatgtgctcaccactcagctatggcaagaaatattgaatgttagtccccaaaagttagaggcgttgtctgtagctcagtttgctgaagccatgctaaatgccaccaaagcctggtcaggcatgggtgttctgttccatgcaacggcaacatcggaaagtgcggatggctctggtgcaggccatggcagctatagaagaaggcatctcccctagggtgtagcacaatatgttggaccagtagtcaaagacgggtaagatcaggaggtacgcataccaacctaagacagggtgcagaccttagctgtctgttgccttatgacgggtaaggatgctgcacctccctgacaacctaagacaggcatggtccccgagcctcattgtgctaaaaaacaaaaaagggggagatgtaggggccggcctacggccgaggctgagtcccactatggctgaacaccgcccttccactctagttgaccaatgccctaaggtggcgcacgcttcctgggcgccaccctgcctggtttggtggcattagcataaggaagttgctcctataggcttgcatgatcttgatcaccataggccagcttcctttatataaggcataagcaggaaagagaagcactctctcactctctcactctctcactctctcactctctcactctctcactctctcactcactcactctcattctctctcaatctctgtctctgtctcctctcattcttcctctcattcgctccccccggctgttgcttcttctcactcaccttctcccggccttccgagcaacaataaacaactgaagtgaaccaggtctgtgtacgtatcgctgtcgtcaccgccacaaggggtgaaCGCGGTATATAGGAGTCACTCAACTTTGGCAAATGCAAGTCTGTGTAACTGGGAGATAATGCTTataaaacactaaacaaaattagtaaataaaataaatatcacaaaattatgaaagaggaaaaggagaaatgctACCAAGTAAACCCTGCCCCTGAGGCACTGGCCAAAGAGATGTACAAGCCAGACTGACTGGAATACTGGTCTTCCTGGCCGGTACCTGTCCACGGGTTAGAGGAccacagaaatgaacaaagacCCCGCTATTGGACCTCATTCCCTgactcctcctgccctgctcctgtGCCAGCTTTGCCAAGCATAAGCTGCCTTCTCATCTTTGGTTCCCATGTGGCTTGCCCAGGACGCAGGGAACATTTCTCGTCTGCATGATGTTCTAAAAGTCTTCTTGCAAATTAAtaaatttgctttgttttatacacCCACTTCTGTGAACTTGTTGAGGTGACTCAGTATCCCAAGTCCAAACTATCCTGAGAATATGGAGGTATAGTTTCTCTGAGTGGGAATTTTCATGAAGATATTTAGATTCAGCTAACTTCTGTTGAGCAGCCATTATGTGTTATATATCTTTTTTGGGACTTATATTCTATCCTCTCCAGATTGTTATCATCTTTAGCAGTTTATTCGAATCAGGCTGTAGACTTTTTACGTTGTTTATCCCTAGTAGCTGGTCACTGGgctaataatttcatttttctaaggTTGCTTTCTATTTTGTAAACCAGTAATCATACTAGATGTCTAACTGAGTAGTTTGGGAATCAAATAAAGTAATCTATGGAAATCAGTCAGTGTGAGTGAGAcatatacttttcttttcttctttacctgTGAAATCCTACAAAATCCATTTATTTACAAGTAGTTCCTCTTTCACCTCAGTCCTGAAAAAGTTGAAATTATCTTTCCACCTGCTAAATTTTAGGACCTCAGCTGATCAGGGTCAGAGCAAAGGCCAGCTATCTCCTTTATCTCACGTAGGTGGAAATGCTATCCAGTCGGCTCCTGTATTGCTAGGCCGTTGGCAATGTGACCTTAGAAACTGAAAGGGTTTTCTCTGAAATTTATGCTGGGGGTTGGAGAGAGCTTACAAATTTGTCTTTGCATCTAAGTATCTTGTTTCATCACCAATTTTTCAGAGCCAGAACTAGGGTGAGGCAAGTGAGGCAGTCACTGTCAGGACAGGGCAAGAGGTCAACACGGACAAGTTTTTCTTAACTGCTGTATCATGTAGAAGTGTGGCCTTATtaagaaaagtgaaaacaaacaaaacctttctcattttacagacgtGTGTAAGTGTCGTAGAAATACAGGAGGGAGGGCTTAGAATGGGAAAGAACATATTAGCATTACCTGGTCAATTCTCATTAAACCCCCTTGAAATATGTGCTGGACTTTAAGTGCCCATTCTTAACGGATTATTGATGTGGAGGTGACCTTCCCCCCGAATGCTCTACTAAAGAAGGGGTTTTCTTGCCCACTCTTCCTACTCTTTAGGCTTTCGAATAATCTGGGGTGATGCCTCTCTTGGTTAAGGTACCCTAGCTCTCGGCTCAGATCACGTCCCCTCTGCCCCCCAGAGCTCAGTGGCTCAGTAATTGAATTTGGGGCAGGAGGCGTGGCTGAGGATAAGAGCAGGACCCTGGGGAAAGGTGAGTCCTGCGGACAGCGGCCTGCGGGTGGGGGGCACTGCCAGGCTGGGGGATGCTTTCTCTGGAGGGAGTAGACCGACCTTGGCTCCCTTACCAGCACAGCGGGGAGGAACTTGATGGGTTCCTCCGCCCAAAAGCCACCTGTGAAATGAAAGTGACATCTCTGGGCCTCGGGAAGCGAAGCACGCGCAGCCGGCTTGGGGTCCTGGGAGGCGGGTGAGCTTATCCAGCCACCGGGCTacatccctccctctcccctccctcgcAGGATGCATACCCCCAGGGCCGGTGCCACAGGGCCTGATCCGCAGCTACAGCACGCTGTTCTGCTCCTGTGCGCTCAGGACGCGCCTTGTCCTCGGGGCCAAAGGCATCCTGTGAGAAGCAGGGGGCGAAGTGCCCCACAGGGGCGGTTTAAAATTAGGGGCACCCTGCTCAGATTCCAGAGGGCTCTCTGTTGCTTTCTACTGAGGCAAAGCCAATAAATGGTTAGCAAAGTGTTCTTTAGCGGCCTTCCTGAGATAGAGAGCTTTTTCTTAGAGTTGTGTTTGTGCCTTAAACTTTTAGGACAACTCAGCATAAACTGAATGATGGTGCTGGTGAGTGGGTTCGGgttccccaccccatccctcccttAAAGCTTGTGAAAGAAGGACACAGCTGAGGCCCTGGCTTTCTTTGACTTCTCCATACCGGGTACCCCCGCCCACATCTCAGGCACCTTTAGATCAGCTCTGTTCTCTTCATTTCGCTTTCCAGCTCCagcattttcttatttgttgGTGACTTTCCTcacacccagccccacccctacactcacccccacctcaccaccaccccacccccaatggTAAGGTTTCGAGGTTAAGGACTTTTGTCTCTTTTACTCTTGGTCTAGaggagggcctggcacacagtaagtgcttaaaaatatttttttaatgaacaaatacttccaaacaatgaaataaaagggacTGCTATTGTCAggtagctgcatctggggaggtcatTCCCtgagcactaggtgaaacctcaacccaggTCCGGGAGAGGTCTTTTCTCTGACTAAGAAAGACTTCTCGAGCAGGCCAGAGGAGTGTCGGTAAGGAAGGAATTACTAAAGTGAGACTTAGCAGCAAATGACAGCAGCTGTGCTGGCAGCAGagtgcaaggaagagcagagggagggaagggaagctcaTTGCATTCCTGCTCCTcttagggcagatcccttgcccactcctgaagccagggtccccTTGAATCTGCACCGCGTGTTAACTAagctcctaccaccccaggatatgggggagccgcagagcactggatggagtcagATTatcttctgagaacttcccaaaggcaaagaaaggagatctgggggcaggctgctaaagagcgtgattgtacagctgcagtcccgtcctgatcacccaggtgatgggaacttgcaagcccaaatcagagatctcagcagcccttccctacttgtctgaagtaggacagagagagaagactagtgcttaagtctagaaaattgaatgaagtaGTGATACAAgaaagacatttaccactggaagaccacagaaacaaaatgcagcaagttgagcagcaagaagtctttatttagggcaaagtacacacttgaagaaaggggattaTGTAAAACCAACCTCGGAGAGGAGGTGCGGCTAAGGCtttggattctgtcttttaaggttttCAAAAATGGGTCAAAGGGCTGGAGTGGGGGTGTGGAGTAGGCTTTACATGTTgcctcatgatgtctgtctctggtgagagacatcatGTCACCATCCAGTCTGTCTTCTAGATATTGTCagcttaacacaaggaatttctcgATCatgttctccaagatagtggttaccctcaagcagtgggaacaTATCATTTAGGTCTGCTTGCCCTGCCATAAGACAGGGTAGGTTATTGGCCAATTACCATAAAAtacgttaggaatcttacctcctacctccctggtttttaaattgaaatggaatcttggccttaagatggagtccctgctGTTCTTACTGTGCTACTTATATCTGAGCATTTTCATTATAggcaggaaaattaatcatgatgcttgttccatgtctctgccctacctCACTATCAAGAGGTGCCTTGAAGGTTCTGACATAGAAATGGGTATCTATCCTTCCAGAAGGAATTTTGCAAGACCAGCTCCTGCAGGGAGTTCTGGATTTGGAAGGTAGAGCAACTTCCCTGGAATGGGGACTGTGTAATGCCGCTGGCCTCAAAGCCAGTAGGTTGATAACGGGTTACTCCAGACTTTCGGCTCTTGTCTCGGCGAGTCCATCATCAGGAGATAACTTCAGAGTTTCAGATTCATGTCAGAGAAATACAGagacattttacataaaattatgtAATTCTGTTGTGTGATGTGTATAGCATGTATGCCCTGATTCTTCCCTCTGGCTCAATTCTAGTTGACCCTAATGTTCTCTATTTGAAGTAACAATCGCTTGATGTTTTACCCAGAATGAGAAATTGGCAGCTTAGAAATTATTGTAAATATTTCTTTAGGGCAGAGTTTTTCAATGCTTTCACTATTGGCATTTGGGCCAGACAATTCTTTATTATGTGTTAGGGGTGTGGGGAGGTTTTCTGAGTGTTACTGGATATTTAGCGGTATCCCTGGTGTCTACCCATTAGGTGGTAGTTGAATCCCCTCTTCCTCCAGTTATCACAACCAAAAACATtgtatctccagacattgctatGTGTCCCTGGGGAATGGGACAAGATCACTCTTGGTTGAGAACCACTTTAGAATTTAAGACAATTACCTGAGCAAAGGATATACACACTTATTTCCTTTAACCTATTTTAATCATATGTGAGCACCTCAATAAACTTTGTAGGCTTGAACCTCTAATAATAATTAAGAAGAAGAATTAAACAGTTATTGCATGCTTATATACTAGGCACTGTCCTAAGCACTTTATTAGTATTCACTTATTTGATCTTTACAACATGCCAAGAGGTGGATATAACTATTTCCCCCGTTTTACAGTTAAGGGCACTGAGCACAGGGAGGTTAAGGAATTCAGCCAAGATCACAAGCTAGACTGTCCAGACCCCAGGAGGTTTGATGCCAGCATTCATGCCCATAACTGCTAACACTTAACCATATGCTGTGGTGACCTGTTAAAGGCAGAGTTGTACTTTTGAGTTCTAAAAGCATGTGAGCTCTGAGTCAGACCTACTGGGCTCCCATTCTTGGCTCTGCTACTTCCTAGTGGTGATTTGGGGCAGGAGATTCAACCTCCCAGAGACAGGAATCACAAGGAGCACAGGAGACAAGGCACAGGCAACATTCAACACACACAACTGTAGGAAGGAAGACAATGAATGATATGGCTGtgcatttttctttgtaaaagacCTAGATGTTAAAAAACTTActgcaaatttaatttttataaatcgATTGCTTCTGCCTGGGTAAGCCTCTCGTTTTTGTTCTGCCTTATTTTCCCTCTGCTTTCTAAGACATGAAGTTATCAACATTAACGTGAGAAACAAGCCTGAATGGTACTACACAAAGCACCCTTTTGGCCAAATTCCTGGCCTGGAGAACAGCCAATGTCACCTGATCTATGAATCAGTCGTCGCTTGTGACTACCTGGATGGCACTTACCCGGGAGGAAGCAGTAGCCCCATGAGCCTTATAAGCGAGCTTGCCGGAAGATGTTATTGGAGCTATTCTATCAGGTATATCCAATGTTTAAAACAACTTACACTCTATTTGGATGTCTTTCCCAAATTTCAATCCATTTTTAAAGCTAAACGATTGgtgaaattgttttgttttcctatgtgCGCCTTAGGAGGATAAGTGGCATAGAATCATAGTAGGTCTATCACCTGGCTTAACTGATAGACACTCTTCCATTTCAACTAGCAGTCTCAAGAGGTATGGTTGTGGTGTAGTTATGACTGTGTGGCTTGAGATAGGAACATTGGACGGGCTGAAAACTGGTAGTGCCTGTATATATCTAAGGGACCTATCTAAGGTTTCAGGTAAAAAAAATAATGGGGTGTGAAGAAGGTAATGCACAGAAGGGGGTTGTCCTTTACGCAGAGCAAGAGTGTCAGCTCTTGGAAAAtgtggagaagaaagacaagGTGACACCTGttgataatgggaaaaaaatgatggagaaatttaaaagtagttttctttgaaaagaagtaaaaataactcAGTGATATTAATAGCTGACA from Manis pentadactyla isolate mManPen7 chromosome 8, mManPen7.hap1, whole genome shotgun sequence includes:
- the LOC130684484 gene encoding LOW QUALITY PROTEIN: glutathione S-transferase omega-2-like (The sequence of the model RefSeq protein was modified relative to this genomic sequence to represent the inferred CDS: inserted 1 base in 1 codon; substituted 1 base at 1 genomic stop codon), translated to MRILVSLSFGELSGSVIEFGAGGVAEDKSRTLGKGCIPPGPVPQGLIRSYSTLFCSCALRTRLVLGAKGILHEVININVRNKPEWYYTKHPFGQIPGLENSQCHLIYESVVACDYLDGTYPGXKQXPHEPYKRACRKMLLELFYQAPHLTKQWLVPLRCGRQCADLKPALCQEFSSLEEIQKEAPLLVRYSGRSDAASPICSPRHPLLSRTYSFCQTLISLATDHLILTCECLLSANWLWNYILENLSRSWEGYVVNFFLSWSHHIC